One genomic segment of Panicum virgatum strain AP13 chromosome 2N, P.virgatum_v5, whole genome shotgun sequence includes these proteins:
- the LOC120662591 gene encoding UDP-glycosyltransferase 90A1-like, which yields MAAASSTPETHAALPHIAIFPFLAKGHTIPMIHLAHYLHRHGLAAFTFFTTPGNASFVREGLSGTDAASSPSQHCWRTWWLDNKAADGRVVLYVALGTLAAIPESQLKAVADGLERSEVDFIWAVRPTNIDLGSGFEERTKGRGLVAREWVDQLEILKHQSVRGFLSHCGWNSVLESVAAGVPLAVWPMHADQPFNAKLVVDELKVAVRVQTSDRTIRGFVTSEEVSKVVRVLMLGEEGVEAAKNVAELSARAKEVMEEGGPSWKALKDMISEFCVKKVNGSLEESQDEKVDA from the exons ATGGCTGCTGCCTCTTCGACTCCAGAGACCCACGCCGCGCTCCCTCACATCGCCATCTTCCCGTTCCTGGCCAAGGGCCACACGATCCCGATGATCCACCTCGCGCACTACCTCCACCGCCACGGCCTCGCCGCCTTCACCTTCTTCACCACGCCCGGCAACGCCTCCTTCGTCCGGGAGGGGCTGTCCGGCACGGACGCCGCCAGCTCACCTTCCCAGCACTGTTGGAGAACG TGGTGGCTTGACAACAAGGCGGCCGATGGCAGGGTGGTGCTGTATGTTGCTCTCGGGACGCTGGCAGCGATCCCGGAGTCACAGTTGAAGGCGGTCGCGGATGGGCTCGAGCGGTCTGAGGTGGACTTCATATGGGCTGTTAGGCCCACGAACATTGACCTCGGTTCGGGTTTCGAAGAGCGCACAAAGGGCAGGGGCTTGGTGGCGAGGGAGTGGGTGGACCAGCTGGAGATCTTGAAGCATCAAAGTGTGCGAGGGTTCTTGAGCCATTGCGGGTGGAACTCGGTACTCGAGAGTGTCGCAGCCGGTGTGCCGCTAGCGGTTTGGCCTATGCATGCCGACCAACCTTTCAATGCGAAGCTCGTAGTTGATGAGTTGAAGGTCGCGGTAAGAGTTCAGACAAGTGATAGAACTATTAGGGGTTTTGTCACAAGTGAGGAGGTTTCGAAGGTGGTGAGGGTGCTCATGCTAGGTGAGGAAGGGGTGGAGGCAGCGAAGAACGTGGCGGAGCTATCGGCCCGTGCAAAGGAAGTCATGGAAGAGGGAGGGCCATCATGGAAAGCATTGAAAGATATGATCAGTGAGTTCTGCGTGAAGAAGGTGAATGGGAGCTTAGAGGAGAGCCAGGACGAGAAGGTAGATGCTTAG